The Streptomyces luteogriseus genome includes a window with the following:
- a CDS encoding thioesterase II family protein has protein sequence MSRAGQWFHPVEPSPDASIRLFLLPHAGSGAIIYRDWESLLPPDIAPQAVTLPGRHNRREEPTYEEFWPLLEALHEAVLDDLDDRPFAFFGHCLGAQLAFRLAIRMEEEGGPAPVMVGMSGWSPVGFFQPTEEQSRMPESELVEWIKKLGSFPAEIYDNPEMLALVVPALRADLRVAAQYVDDGAGVACPLASYGGRSDPLQEEPDAMTHWAGRTPGYLGHNEYSGGHFYIDTHAQAVTAHFAHRLQRIAAHHAR, from the coding sequence ATGTCCCGTGCGGGCCAGTGGTTCCACCCGGTGGAGCCCTCACCCGACGCCTCGATCCGGTTGTTCCTGCTCCCTCACGCGGGCAGCGGCGCCATCATCTACCGGGACTGGGAGAGCCTGCTGCCGCCCGACATCGCCCCGCAGGCGGTGACCCTGCCGGGCCGTCACAACCGCCGGGAGGAGCCGACGTACGAGGAGTTCTGGCCGCTGCTCGAAGCCCTGCACGAGGCCGTGCTCGACGACCTGGACGACCGGCCGTTCGCGTTCTTCGGGCACTGCCTCGGAGCCCAGCTCGCGTTCCGGCTGGCCATCCGCATGGAGGAGGAGGGCGGCCCGGCGCCCGTCATGGTCGGCATGTCCGGCTGGTCACCCGTCGGCTTCTTCCAACCCACCGAGGAGCAGAGCCGGATGCCCGAGTCCGAGCTCGTCGAGTGGATCAAGAAGCTGGGCTCCTTCCCGGCCGAGATCTACGACAACCCCGAGATGCTCGCCCTCGTGGTCCCCGCGCTCCGCGCCGACCTCAGGGTCGCCGCCCAGTACGTCGACGACGGCGCCGGGGTCGCCTGCCCGCTCGCCTCCTACGGCGGGCGCTCCGACCCCCTGCAGGAGGAGCCGGACGCCATGACCCACTGGGCCGGACGCACCCCCGGCTACCTCGGCCACAACGAGTACTCCGGCGGCCACTTCTACATCGACACGCACGCCCAGGCCGTCACCGCCCACTTCGCGCACCGCCTGCAGCGGATCGCCGCCCACCACGCGCGCTAG
- a CDS encoding LLM class flavin-dependent oxidoreductase, with protein MNGPLHVGILLPTREQAINGTYAAAPLLDFARQAEALGFDSLWAGDSLTARPRLDPLVVLAAAAAATERITVGTAALTPALRHPLIGANMVASLSHVAAGRLVLGLGSGFPMPETEEEFASVGASFHGRVGRLDEITALWRTAWHAGQEGEPADFQGRYWQADHLDRLPSPATAGGPPLWLAGSDTPKVLARAATRYDGWLPFLPDSDAYGRARRRIAELAEEAGRPADAVTPALYATITVNRDERAAEAELEHYISHYYGRSLDQMRTIQAYAWGSAEKCAEWLGGYVRAGARHLVLRIGSLDPEPQLKEIAEVLLPAVRALGPSTTVGSTQS; from the coding sequence ATGAACGGGCCCCTGCACGTCGGCATCCTGCTGCCCACCCGGGAACAGGCCATCAACGGCACCTACGCGGCGGCCCCGCTGCTGGACTTCGCCCGGCAGGCCGAGGCGCTGGGATTCGACTCCCTCTGGGCGGGCGACTCGCTCACCGCCCGCCCCCGCCTGGACCCGCTCGTCGTCCTGGCCGCCGCTGCCGCCGCCACCGAGCGGATCACCGTCGGCACCGCCGCCCTGACCCCTGCCCTGCGCCACCCGCTGATCGGCGCCAACATGGTCGCGAGCCTCAGCCACGTGGCCGCGGGCCGGCTGGTCCTCGGGCTCGGCTCCGGCTTCCCCATGCCCGAGACGGAGGAGGAGTTCGCCTCGGTCGGCGCCAGCTTCCACGGCCGCGTCGGACGCCTCGACGAGATCACCGCCCTGTGGCGCACGGCCTGGCACGCCGGACAGGAGGGCGAACCGGCCGACTTCCAGGGCAGGTACTGGCAGGCCGACCACCTCGACCGGCTGCCCTCCCCGGCCACCGCCGGCGGCCCGCCGCTGTGGCTGGCCGGCAGCGACACCCCCAAGGTGCTCGCCCGCGCCGCCACCCGCTACGACGGCTGGCTGCCGTTCCTGCCCGACTCCGACGCCTACGGCCGGGCCCGCCGCCGGATCGCCGAGCTCGCCGAGGAGGCCGGCCGCCCCGCCGACGCCGTCACCCCCGCCCTGTACGCGACGATCACGGTGAATCGCGACGAGCGGGCGGCCGAGGCCGAACTGGAGCACTACATCAGCCACTACTACGGCCGTTCCCTCGACCAGATGCGCACCATCCAGGCCTACGCCTGGGGCAGCGCCGAGAAGTGCGCCGAATGGCTCGGCGGCTACGTCCGGGCCGGCGCCCGCCACCTGGTCCTGAGGATCGGATCGCTCGACCCGGAACCGCAGTTGAAGGAGATCGCCGAGGTGCTGCTGCCCGCGGTACGCGCCCTCGGCCCGTCCACCACCGTGGGGAGTACACAGTCGTGA
- a CDS encoding fatty acid--CoA ligase, with product MTDTPSGIPRERWTLTHSSRAHAGSRPDHPAIICEGRVTTYDKLHRDSSRAAHALRAGGARRGDRVAYLGRESENYYVVMLACAKAGAVLVPVNWRLTPTEVDHILRDSGAALIFVDDEFWDTVAAVRHQLPGLRRVIRVDGTDADGEPARGAGLPAWAADQPDSEPVPGTGPDDAVVQIYTSGTTGLPKGAVLAHRSFFTLPHAMREHGAAWIDWLPDDVSLISLPGFGVAGIGWFLHTFNAGGTNVIMPQFDPQEAVRLIRTHKVTTTFAAPAMLQMMAAERGAGPEAFTSLRKIAYGAAPMSETLLKQCLETYGCEFAQIYASTETGSVAVCLPPEAHHPGSPVLDSVGRPCPGNEVKVIGPDGDPLPPGEIGQICVRAPSRMLGYWNLPEATARTLVGEWLHMGDAGYLDEDGYLHLCDRINDTIIVAGQNIYPAEVEKALVAHPAVADAAVVGLPDEHWGESVHAVVVLRPGAEAHPRELLLSLRGRLADYKIPTAYHFTDSLPRNPSGKILRRAVRERLTAPARDPLAGTVV from the coding sequence GCCGGCCGGACCACCCGGCCATCATCTGCGAGGGCCGCGTCACCACCTACGACAAGCTGCACCGCGACAGCAGCCGTGCCGCGCACGCCCTGCGCGCCGGCGGCGCGCGGCGCGGCGACCGGGTCGCCTACCTGGGGCGCGAGTCGGAGAACTACTACGTGGTGATGCTCGCCTGCGCCAAGGCGGGCGCGGTCCTGGTGCCGGTGAACTGGCGGCTCACCCCGACCGAGGTGGACCACATCCTGCGCGACTCCGGCGCCGCCCTGATCTTCGTCGACGACGAGTTCTGGGACACCGTCGCCGCAGTGCGCCACCAACTGCCCGGTCTGCGGCGGGTGATCCGCGTCGACGGCACCGACGCCGACGGTGAACCCGCCCGCGGCGCGGGCCTGCCCGCCTGGGCCGCCGACCAGCCCGACTCCGAGCCGGTGCCGGGCACCGGCCCCGACGACGCCGTGGTGCAGATCTACACCAGCGGCACCACCGGACTGCCCAAGGGCGCCGTCCTCGCCCACCGCAGCTTCTTCACCCTGCCGCACGCGATGCGCGAGCACGGCGCCGCCTGGATCGACTGGCTGCCCGACGACGTCAGCCTCATCTCGCTGCCGGGTTTCGGCGTCGCGGGCATCGGCTGGTTCCTGCACACCTTCAACGCCGGCGGCACCAACGTGATCATGCCGCAGTTCGACCCGCAGGAAGCGGTCCGGCTGATCCGCACCCACAAGGTCACCACCACCTTCGCAGCCCCCGCCATGCTCCAGATGATGGCCGCCGAACGCGGCGCGGGACCGGAGGCGTTCACCTCCCTGCGCAAGATCGCCTACGGCGCGGCGCCCATGTCCGAGACCCTGCTCAAGCAGTGCCTGGAGACCTACGGCTGCGAGTTCGCGCAGATCTACGCCAGTACCGAGACCGGCAGTGTGGCGGTGTGCCTGCCGCCCGAAGCGCACCACCCGGGAAGCCCGGTGCTGGACTCGGTCGGCAGGCCGTGCCCCGGCAACGAGGTCAAGGTGATCGGCCCCGACGGCGACCCCCTGCCGCCCGGGGAGATCGGCCAGATCTGCGTGCGCGCCCCGTCCCGGATGCTCGGCTACTGGAACCTGCCCGAGGCCACCGCGCGCACCCTGGTGGGGGAGTGGCTGCACATGGGGGACGCCGGCTACCTCGACGAGGACGGCTACCTCCACCTGTGCGACCGCATCAACGACACGATCATCGTCGCCGGGCAGAACATCTACCCGGCCGAGGTCGAGAAGGCGCTCGTCGCGCACCCGGCCGTCGCCGACGCCGCCGTCGTCGGCCTGCCCGACGAGCACTGGGGCGAGAGCGTGCACGCGGTCGTCGTCCTGCGCCCCGGCGCCGAGGCGCACCCGCGCGAACTGCTGCTCTCCCTGCGCGGCCGGCTCGCCGACTACAAGATCCCCACCGCCTACCACTTCACCGACTCCCTGCCCCGCAACCCCTCCGGCAAGATCCTGCGCCGCGCGGTGCGGGAGCGGCTGACGGCACCGGCCCGGGACCCGCTGGCCGGCACGGTCGTATGA